DNA sequence from the Falco peregrinus isolate bFalPer1 chromosome 1, bFalPer1.pri, whole genome shotgun sequence genome:
GACTACCTGGAGATCCGAGATGGCCTCACCGAATACAGCCCGCTGATTGGTCACTTCTGTGGCTATGAGAAGCCAGAAGATATCAAATCCAGTTCAAATAAAGTATGGATGAAGTTTGCATCTGATGCAACCATCAATAAAGCAGGCTTTGCAGCAAATTTCTTTAAAGGTATGTGATCTAGTACCTCGCAAGGTCAAAGCTGGGGCCCATTCATCCCTTAACCTATTGTCAAAGGGATCAGTTACCGTTGTATCTCCTTGTAGATAAGAGCTGTTAGACTTGTCTGTACGACTTCCAACATCATGCTTATATACAAATTGCTTTGAGCATGTTCAGGGATTTGATGCCGAGGTGTGAACGCCACCTCCCTAAGGCAGGAGGCACCGCTGGGTCAGTACCAGCATAGGCGCTCGCACCGGGCAGAACGTGACCTTCGTCTGTCTATGCCAGGGGACACGGACCATTTCAAAGAAGGTGCTAGTACTGCACAAAGAGTGTTACATTCCAAAAGAAACCTCTCAGAGAGGGGTTAAATTTGAATGTAAGCAGAATCCCGGGGAAAATTTCTGAGTGCTTTTGGAGACAAATGTGTTCCTAAACTGAGGTCCTCTTCAGGGAGGTGTGAATAAGACATAAGGTTTTTCTTAAGAGCTGGACCCAAGACATGGTCCTTTACCAGCATCCTGGTGACTTGGTAGAGGCAAGAACCAAATATCTACCCGCCTGGGAAAATGCCATCGGAGCTGCTGCGAGGCAGTCATGCTTCTCTTAGGTTGCGACAGCATACAGAAATAATAGCTGCTGTGCCAATGTTTGGATTGCGTTAAGTCCtttgtttatttctgcttcaaCTTTTGTCCTGCATTAAGGGAGTCATGGTCCATTTAGATCTCTCAAATTTATAGAACAATGTCCTCAGTTAAACAAACTTGATTTCATGAGCTCGTTAAGAAATACAACAAACAGACACGGCAGGGCTCAGTCCCCTTTGCTCAGGCTAGTCTGTCACATGAATTCACTTATTCACCATTCGAGTCATAAAATTTCCTAACTTATAACCTGTAATTCTTAATCCATGCACTTAGGTGCAAAAACAAGAATTAGACAAATAGGGTTTAATTCACAGAGTATGCTGTCCTGTGAATTTGAGAGATGCTAACGGACCATGGCAAAGGGTGATTGCACGATGACTGGCAAATGCTGTGATGTTTAATTCCAGTCCCTGAACAACTCTCACAGTGCCCTTGCTCTGGTCCTTCATCCAGAGGTGATGCGCGGGGAATGTGAGGGGGTTCGGGGGGTCAGGCAAGTGTGATTTGTGGTTTTCTCTTGACAGAGATGGATGAATGTTCTCTGCCAGACAATGGTGGGTGTGAGCAGCATTGTGAGAACACACTGGGCAGCTACAAGTGCACCTGCGAGCCTGGCTATGAGCTGACGGCTGATAAAAAGAGCTGTGAAGGTAAGTAACCTACAGGTGGAGGCAGCTGTCTATAGGGTGGGTACCGCAGCTGACACTGAACCTGAACTATCCTGGAGATTATTTTCCTTGCCCCTTCATCCTCTTTGTTTCTATTTGTCTTGCCCCACCTGAGAAATTTCTTTTGTCCACAACTGCCATTGAAAAACAAGTTTTGgttgaaaaactgaaaatactctGATCCTCTAGTGCTAAACATCCTTAAAACGAGTTGTTCTTCATGGCCTGAGATTGCCGTTTGGAGCAGATGTCCCACAGTGCAACACGAGGGAGGGTGGGCATTACAGCTTGAGCTTTGAGTGGCCCAAAaagctgaataattttttagaaaagaaatttcttttgtaGAATAAAATATCAGTGTTTTGCCTGCATGCAAAACAGACGTTATCTATACTGAGGACTTAATTCCCTTCTTCTGTTATGGGGCGGGGGGAGTCCCCATGTCTCCAACAGAAACTATTTCTGTCAGCTTTCTATTTGTACAGTTAATCTCTTGCAACAAGCGTTTGCTCCCACTAGCAATGCAGTGTGGCGAGAATCCACCCCTTGTTCTTGTCTTGTAgctctgcctttcagctgagGCGCTGGGGAGTCTCAGGGTTGCCTGGTTTGCCCTGGCCTCCACTTTTGCCAAACTGTTTGGGGAAGGCTGCTGTCGACTTGGTGATGGCAGAGCTAGGTGTGTGCAAAAGACTTTTGGAAgctttagtttatttttttaaataatttctttgcaatTTTGAGCCAGCCAGTTGGTATAACTTGGCAAGCGTTCTTTGAACTTCACTCTTAACCTCctattttaaacttcatttgTGGGCAATGCAGGAAGGACAGCCTTTGAAATCGTAGTGATGCGTGTCAGagtaaattgcttttgtttgtccAGACACTCTCGCTCGCTACACTTTTTGTATTGAAGTTTTGTATTGAAGCTGCTCCCTCGGGTTAGTTCCCTTAATGCAAAGTGATACTGGGAACAAGACAGAGGAAGCTTTATCCCTGTGGGTTTTGAAGATCTGGCTGTGTCTCATGACTCCcaataaaaagcaagcaagaaaaaattgcTTCATTGCAAACAGAATTTTGCAGCAAAAGAATAAACTGAGGTTGATTCCTTTGAGGTAAAGAATGCCGTCCCACAAAAGGATGAAGCTAAGATGTCCTCAGTTTTTAGAGGAAATGGGATGATAAAGCTACGTCTGTGTCCTTGGCTTCAGTTTTCTGTAGAGAAGATGCAGTCCATGTACAATAATTTGCTGAAGAATTGACAGGGTGTCTTCCCTAGGATTCCATTATCTTCTAATTATTCCATCACTGATAAACTTGAAGTGGTTAGGTTTGTAGGGCTGAGTGTGGGTGCCTTTACCAAGCTGGCCTTTGCCACCACCCGGGGCATGCCAAGTCGGCTGACCGGCGGTaagcccagggctgggcaaTGACAAGGACAGCAGCCCCAGGTGGTGCAGGTGGCTCTCAGCACCACAGCCTGGCCACAGGTGTTGCACTGGTGGTCCACAGCAGGTAAGCTCTGCTGTCtttgcagctcccagcactggAAGCCTGTCCTGGAGGGCAGGATTTGGTTTGTGCTATCCCCCAGCATCTGACGCGTTTCCTAGCTAATGGTGTGGCCTGGTCTGTGTGTCTGAACAAACCAAGTAAAACTTGTGTTCATTTATtgcctctccagctgcctgtgggGGCTTCATCACCAAGCTCAATGGGACCATTACTAGCCCTGGATGGCCCAAGGAATATCCTACTAACAAAAACTGCGTCTGGCAGGTGGTAGCTCCAGCCCAGTACCGGATCTCTCTGCAGTTTGAAGTGTTTGAACTGGAAGGCAATGATGTACGTAACTGGTCCCTGCATCTCAGAGGTGTGACTCTTGGCTAACTGGGAACTGGATAAATCCTTGGGGCATAAGGAAGAGGAGATGCTGTCTTACTGGTGGAGCTTCTGGTTGTTTCCCCACCCTTGATAATAATAAGCCAGTAACAGTGATGGTTCTCCCTGAAGTCTGGATCTGCTGACTCTGTGGAGTGGAAGGATTAAAGTTGGTCTAAATGggcttcttttctctgctggttttaTATAATTGTAGGTGTTTTCCATCCCTAATAggtgtcacacacacacaaacacacacacacacccctttccccagagctgcttttgcaggagAATAATTGGAAATGAACAATGAAGTAGAGTTCTTCACAGATAAGCAAAGCTGCTGGCCCAAGAGTCTGCCCTCCACCATGCCGCGGGCAGGGGCCCTTGGAACAAGGCACCAGGTTCTCCCTTTCTCCACCATAAATGGGAGCAGCGGCTCTCCCGTAGttcagcaggctgctggagcCCGTTCAACACTGTCGGGTTCCTGATAAAGTGGGTGTAATGACTTTAGAGTGGAACCTTTGCTATTCTGAcaaacacagccctgctttAAGACCAGGGCAGCAAGGGAAGGGGGTGAGAACACTGGCAGGGGATGATCTGGGGCAGTGAGGAGTGCATTTGAGTATAAAGCTCTTTCTGCTCCCTCTCAATCAAGCCTCTGTCCCCTTCTTCTGCAATGCTCCATCCCAGGTCCACGGGGCTGAACGATCTCCTCCTCTCGTGGCAGGTCTGTAAGTATGACTACGTTGAGGTGCGTAGCGGGTTGGCTTCTGACTCCAAGCTGCACGGCAAATTCTGCGGCTCAGAAAAGCCTGAAGTGATCACGTCGTATGGCAACAACATGAGGCTGGAGTTCAAATCGGACAACACAGTCTCCAAGAAAGGCTTTAAAGTTCAGTACTTCTCTGGTATGTGGCTGCATTCATTCACTTGCTTAGCTGTCTCCTCTGACTGGACCTCTTgattttggtgaattttttttcaacctTCTGTCAAATCAGGCAGAGCCTGATGGTGGTTagttacatttaaaaagcatgGTTGCTTTGTCCTATGTCACGTTTTGTCTTGATTTCTCAGTGCAGCATATGGTCCAGTTTCATAGCATGGTGTCAGCAAGATGCATGGATTTCATTAATGCCTCCAGTCCTTCCACAGCGGGAAAAGCAATGGGGGAACCTGAGCCTAGAAGTTATTTCTGTCCCTGGCATCATtaaggagatttttttctctgaaactaGAAGATTTAGAAAATTTCCAGAAGTCTTCTATATAGCAACCCTTCCCATCAAAGCACCGTGTGCTAGTGGAAGTTTCTGATCATCTATTCTGAGTCCTTTGTAGCTCTTGGTGTCAGTGATGTGCCTTGTtggcagcagttctgcaggTTAACCATACATTGTACAGAAGGGAAAATGCAATttcatgctgtgttttcagcagaGACCAAGGAGTATTAATGTTTTTGAGGAGAGTGATCAGGCAAATTGGCCTTGATTTAAGACAGAGACAGTTGCAGAGCAGAATCAGGGCTAGAGGTTTGGCTTATCAAATCTATCAGGAGGGAGTGTGAGCAAAGCTATGTTTCATGGAGAAATACATTTGGGAGTGAGGAGACAGATGAGATTAATGAAGTCCAGGAAAGGCATTGGCCCAAGAAAAATTGGAAATAAACTGCTCATAAATTAAACTGGACTGGAAACCATGAGCAGACCCTATGCCCAGAGCAGTGAGATTCAGGAATGTATATAGTCCTGAACGCACAGGAGTGAACATCCCCTGGGGAGCATTTCAGCTTCTGGGAGCAGCTCGTACCTTAGATCCTCTTCTCCATCTGGCTGCTTGTGCTCTCGGACAGAGCTAGTGGAGGGTGGAGGCTTCTCAGAGCATGTAGGAACTTGCAAATGTGAAGACTGGCCAGTAGATTTTTGCCTAGGCTAGTGAATTTGTGATGCTTTTCCTGGATGCTATTCTAAAAGAATGAGAGGTTGCTATGGGTTTCTTTTAGATAGGAGTCTTAAACCATTCAAAACCtaataaaacatatttgtgATGCATCTTATGGAATGAAAGACAATTGCAGAGAGTTGTGTCCAGGCTGAAAAGCGGACTGGACTAATCCGGCAGGAGAAGTTGGAGGTTTGCATCAGTATCTGCCAGTCTGGGTAGGGGGCTcccagctggtggctgtggtAGCCTGTTTCTCACTGTCAGCTCACTGTTTGTTGGTCTGATCCTGCCCAGACAAGGACGAGTGCTCCAAAGACAATGGTGGTTGCCAGCACGAGTGCATCAACACCTTTGGGAGCTATGTGTGCCAGTGCAGAAATGGCTTCATGCTGCATGAGAATGGCCACGATTGTAAGGAAGGTAAggtccccagctcctgcccttgGGAAGAACGGGGTGGTTCAAACACGCTTTGAGCCAGGGTGCTTCCTGCATGGTGTCGGAAGGATGCTGGAGCAGTGTACTGGGCTGGGGCACTGAAAAAGCCCCAGCTAGCTGAAAAAGTAcctagaaaaaggaagaagagggcTTGTTTCCAGCTAGATCCATTCAGCCTGGCAGTCTGTATGGCCATGGGGGATGGGACAGGGTGAGGGCAAGAAGTTGGGCTAGCAGAAGGTGGGGCATCACTGTGAGGCTTGTCACTGCTGCTTCATTTAATTATTGGGCTTGAGTCAAGAGAAAGGATGAGCTGATCTAACCGCTTGCTGCTGCCAAAATGACCCTTCGTATTGCATGCCTACCCCTGCTGAGGGCTGCCACGGCTTTCCTGTGTATGCTCTCTGATCCTCGTCTGATCTCTCTATCAGCTGATCCAGCTTTCCAAGTCGGCAAAACAACTCAAGGCTGAGATAGCAGCAGAGTCAGCAtggtggaggggctgggcaCCTTGTCACTGGGAACAGGGCAAGCAAGGTGGAGGAGCAGGGGAATATGTTTGGGAGTGAGGAGGTGGACGAGGTTAACGaggaacaggaaaacaaggTGGTCCATTTCACCAGCTGCCCAGTTGGGTCAAAAAAAATACAGGGCAAGCCTAGCAGAACTCTGTGGTGATACTGAAAGCTCTTGTACAGTGGCTGAAGCCTTCCCTatttctgccctgctgagggTCTCAGTCGGCAGAGAGGAGCACGTAGAATGTTATGTGGTTCCCCTCCGAGACTTGCTTGATGCCTCTGTTTTGTGATGTCTCTCTCTCAAGCTGGTTGCGAGCACAAGCTGAGCGGTGCAGAGGGGATGATGAGCAGCCCCAACTGGCCTGACAAGTACCCCAGCCGGAAGGAGTGCACCTGGGACATCTCTGCAACGCCTGGCCACCGAGTGAAAGTAGTGAGTAACCAGTGAGCAGCAGGGGGAAAGAAGCAGACTGTGTTGTGAGGAGCTGGAGTGGGAGGCTGATGCCTGTAGCTCCTGTTtggggagcaggaaggagggCAACTTGGCACCCTCTGAAAGGGCAGAAGGTCTCAGAGGGACACGAGGCAGGGGCTGAGGCAGCTTGGAGGAGACTCCAGCAGTAGTGACTGTGGAGCATTGTTCTTGCTGTTAACAGCAGGTGTAACGTGCCCTCCCACCCAGACCCCTCCATGCAAGCCACTCTGTTGGGACTGTACCTGCATAAGGGGGTGGCAgggccagcccccagcccctcagggcAAGAAGCGTTAGGCACAGCTTGATGCATGGGGCAAGACATGCTCGAAGCTGTGCAGCTGGGGCCAGTGATGCCTGGATCCCTGTGCTCAGTGGAGGTAATGCTGAAGAAGTGCTCAGTCAGTGTGCTAGGCAGGGtttccagcaggaaaaagaaaggcatgTGAGGCTTGCAGGTGAAAACTGTTTTGTGCGCCCATGTGAGGCAGCAAAGCTAAGGCTACACGGCACATGCACATGAAATACTGAGTTTTGCCACCCTGAGATCACTCCTGCCTGAGAGCATGCTATTCTGATTTAGTTTGTTGGAGGAGTGGGACAGACACAccatttgttctgtttctcaCTTGGCATTTCATCCTCTGCTACACTGCATGCTTAGATTTACAAATGTCTGTCTTAACTCTCCTTGTTCTTGCCGTAGACATTCAATGAGTTTGAGATCGAACAGCACCAAGAATGTGCCTATGACCACTTAGAGATGTATGACGGCCCCAACACCAAGTCACCTATTCTTGGCCGCTTCTGTGGCAGCAAGAAACCGGACCCTGTCGTGGCTTCTACCAACAAGATGTTCCTCAGGTTTTACTCTGATGCTTCTGTGCAAAGAAAAGGTTTCcaggcaaagcacagcacaggtAAGCTGGTAGCCTGCCAATACCCCAGCGTGATAAGATGTCATCGAGTCTCACTGCATTTTCTTACCAGGCAAACCCAGACACACTTTGCTCCCAAGTAAGCTTAGCCTGAATTTTGGGTGGTTGCATGTTGTGCTAACCATTTCCCAGGTCATTGCTGGCACGGTGCCATACATGCCAGCTTCCTTATTAGCTCAGAGGTTTCTAGACACCAGACATTCCCGCTCatgctgttttgtttaaatggGAGGCGCTTGGTTGAGTGGCAACCCCCTCTGTTCCTCACCAGCTGCCAGAAAGGGAGTGATGCTCAGCCTGTGTGCTGGCCCACGCAGGGACGGGCCTGTCTGAGACTGGTTTTGGGTGGGAGCAGAGACGTGTGGTGGGCAGGCACATCTTGGTCCTCTCATCTGTGGCAGCCCAGAGCTGAGCGTGTTGTGCCAAGGGTCACTGCTGAAATCCCTGGCGCTCTAAACAGGTGAAGCGCATGGGAGGCGGGTGAAGAGGTGTCTTCCTGATCGGCCACAGGGACTCAGCACCATAGCACGCGTGTTTCGAGCTGGCACGGGGCTGCTTTTGTACATTGTGTGGGCAGAAAAAGATTGGTTTGGTCCCCAGTTTCTTAATGTGATTCAACTTCTCGCTGGCAAAATATTCGGAGCCAGAATTTCAGCTACAGGACAAGTTCAGAGAACATGTTAAGTCTTCCTTTGAGCaatcattttctaaaatactacatttttcCAGAGTATAATGTGGCAGGAACCCTATCCTGCCAGTGTTAACCAGTCGCCTCTTTCCATGCATGTTCTACACCAAGGAAGCTAAGCTCACCTGTGCTATGTGGGTCACTGGATCCATGGGTGACCGGAGGATTCACTGGTTTGTGGTTAGTTCTGTACAGTGGTTACTTACCTTCCCCACTGTATGTGAACTTCAAGCAGAGGGAGGTCTTCTCTTCTCATGGCTGGCCCAGAAGCGGGGTGGTGAGCCTTTCTTGTGAACTAAGGCCTCTGAGAGACCGATTTAtgcccttttcttcctccagagTGCGGTGGGCTCCTAAAAGCTGAAGTACGAACTAAGAAGCTATATTCCCATGCTCAGTTTGGGGACAACAACTACCCAGGTCAAACCAACTGCGAGTGGGTGATTGTAGCGGAAGATGGTTATGGGGTGGAACTGATATTCCAGATATTCGAGATTGAGGAGGAGGCTGACTGTGGGTATGACTACATGGAAATTTATGATGGTTACGACAGCACTGCACCCCGCTTGGGACGCTTCTGTGGCTCAGGGGTAagccgggggcaggggggggttCACAGGGATGACCGGGTGGTGAGGAAGGGTGCTCTCATACCTGTTTGGATAGGGGCAGCTGTTACAAACTGGTGATGAGAGTGCCTTGCGTGTCTGGATTTTGCTTCTTCCCTATTGCTAGAGACCACAGCCATTTTATCTGATGTGCAGTTGGTCTGAAAATCCTGCCAAGTGACTTTCCCTCACTAGCCCATGACCATGGGCCATGGTATGGGACCGCTGTGGTGCGTgaccagccctgctgtggaAACCTTGTATATGTGGGAAACAGCTTCCGAGGGCCAGTTTCATCCTGGGTCCCTCCCCGCCTGAAGCCAAGTCATGCTGCGGCCACGCCGTGGCAAGGGCCAAGGGTGGAGTGACTCAGGTGCAGCCGATGACCCCAGGAGTGCTCGCTGTCGACTGGACCTGTGTCACCCGTGTCCCCATCAGCCGGGGTGGCTCTGTTAGCACGGGCAGTGGTGTGTGGCTTTTAAAATCAGAGGGTCTACGCTTGATTTCTCTAGGACTTCAGCGATTAAATGGGGAAGGTTCTTACTGAATTTAAAGAGAGACGATCAGGAGCAGGTGTGTGGGAGAAGCGCTTGCAAACAGAGGTAGCAGTGTGGAACACCAAGGCAGAGCAGCTCGGTGTGAAgttcagggcagcagggcagtgaccTACCTGCCTGCACACTGCAGATGGAGACTGGCTGGGAAAGTGGGGGTCCCGCAGAGAAGCAGGGGGGAGGTTGTAGCAAGTTGCAGCAGTGGGGGAGATAGCCAGAGTTATCATGTAACATAAAAGTTATTCTGCTGCTCATGAAGCCTGGGAGAGCCTCAGCTGCCAAACAGGATCTGGTTTGGATCATGACATTTCCTgaaaagataaggaaaaatcAGAGCAAACTCAGGAGACTGGAACAAGAATATCCAGGGAGCCCTGTGaaaaaagaactggaagaacTGGGATTGTAGAGTGGGCTGGCATCAGTCTTCAAACATGAAAGGCAGGCATGCAAGGAGCCAGGGAATATGCtcagggaggcagaggcagagcggggcaggaggtgctgagcactCACTCTTCATGTTTGCTGGCCACTGTGTCTCCGCTGTGAGCTTATGCTCCGGTGTCGCAGCACAGCCAGGCGTTTTGCCTGCAGACCTGACCCCACCGTGTGctgtcttctctccttttctacAGCCTCTGGAAGAAATCTACTCTGCAGGGGATTCCATCATGATTCGGTTCCATACAGATGACACCATCAACAAGAAAGGCTTTCACGCCAGATACATAAGTACCAAATTTCAGGATGCATTGCACATGAGAAAGTAGTTTCACTGCTCCTCACAGATATTCCCCATCTGAAGACTGAGACATTTAACTGtgatctttgtctttttttggttttggtttgggttttttttttaagcttctgtgCACCTGGCCAAAAGCAGTgtacagtattttctgtaactAAAACTAAATCCAGTCTCAAAGGTTTGCCTCTGCAATTATTAGCATGACCCTTTCCTGTTAACATACCCAGGACCAAAAACTGTCTTCTAATTATACGTGCCAGGGCACAAACATTGTATTTTGCACAGCTCACCATGGGGCTGAGTGAAGACTGAGCTTGAACTGAGAGAAGCCTTCATCTCTTGCGTGTCCTGTTTCTAGGTGACATTTCCCGAGCGTCCTGTACACGTGAGCTGTCTGAACGTGTTTTCTGGAGCAGGTGATGTCGACAGCCACCCTGTAGGATTTTCTCAAAGGACTTTGTGAGCCACCCACTCTCCCTTACCAGCCCAAAATACTCTGTGCAATAAGCGAACAACCAGACATCTGGAACTGCATCGCTCCTTCTGTCCTGTCCGTTTGTTGTCTTGGTTATCGTGGGTTGGGAGCTAGGCAGGGGCGCAGGGACAGTCTCTGTAGTGCTGCTAGCTGCTTGGATCACAATGAATGAGAAGGGCCCAGCGCCAGATTTGCAGTAGATGTCATAGTCTATGTTGGATGGGAGTATTTCAATGTGGTGGCCAAGGTGGCTGGCAGGGAAGTGCTGTAGTGGGATGCGAGGCACGGGGAGTGGTGGTGGCACAGCTTAGCAGCAGGAGTGCTGGCAGCGTGCCCTGGTTACACCACCAGGCATGGCAGCTCAGAGGGCTATGGCAGCAGTCTGAGCCTTATCTTAAATAAGGaacctctcctcctctccccacatGCATTTGCTTTCTCAGCCTTCTTTCCGCCGCTTCCTTCCCTTAGTACCActtccctgccagccctccctCTGGCAGCCCAGCCTACCTGTGCTCTGCCGCACCGGCTGCCGGAGCACCTCGCCCAGGGGAGCGCTGCACTGGGGACGGCCGGGGTGTCCCtgagcaggggcaggcaggccATGCTGCGGGCCGGCTCTGGTGagtgctggcagcctggcaggcaTGGGCAGGCTCTGCTGGGCACTAGGAATGGAAGAGCTCTGCTGggtcctgctccctccctgctcctcaccagcCCATGGCCCAGGCCATTAACTTCATGGCAGGGGTGCAAGTGAGACGGTGACTTAAGCACTTTGAGCTATAAGGCTCAGACAGGCTCCGTGTTGCAGTTTTTTATGTACACGGAAGCTACCAAGCCACAGGCTTGCAGAATTAACAGGTAGCTCGGCACTTCTTTGGGAAAAAGTAGGGAAAACTGTGCTTTTGGGAAAACCGCTGTAATTGAGCTGTTGATatgagggggagggggggagagaagaaaaaaaaagactttattcTGAATGGTATTCCATTAAGGCACTCATGGGCAATGATGAGCTAAAAGCTGAGGTACGTTAGCTTTAATTAAGTATTTATAATCCCAGGATTACTATGTTTACATAACCAATGTACTGTCAGGCTCCGGGGTGATGTCTCCTCTCTGGGGTATGACTGTGGAGAAGCATGGGGCCAGCGCCACTGTCGGGCACAAACGACATTCCTGGAGATGAGGGCATTTGCCGATGGGCAATGGACAGGCCCAGCCCTCTCCGGAAGTCCTTGAACAGAATATGGTCCAAGTATTGTGAATACTAGGAGAAGCAAATGCATGAAAGTATTTTCTTGCttagaacaagaaaaataatttatacacacacacacaagattatatgtatataaaatgtgCATGTAGAAGACCACTAGTCAAAGCCTTAATAAGTGTCATGTGAACAATACCACTGACTATAGCTTTATTGCAGGCTGTATAAAACCATGTtacttctgttttggttttttagctctgttttgttcattttttcaaattttatggCCTTTTTACAGGCAAGACCTCTGATCTCAAGCTGTTTGACCATGCAGGTCTGGGGAAGTGAGCTCTGCTAGATGGGGCCTGTGTTTGTTCTTCTCTGCCTTGCCCCCCACACAAGCAAAATCATAGTGACTCAGGTCTGGAAATAAAAGCTTGACACCGATCCCTGTGAAACGGAAGGAAAATTTCAGGTGGCAAGCACAAGTTCAAGTTTCCTGGCTCTCTAGCGGGAGCAGTGGCTGGAGAGAAGGGACTGTAGCAGCATCCAAGGACTTTAACACCTCTGTTCTGTGTTCTGGTAATTTCCCATCTTCCTCAGCCTGGCTCACTGCAGATGCTTGCAATGCGGTTTTTTCAGATCTACTACCCTTGTTAGCAGTCATGTGGGTGTCCCCTGTGACAGTGTGCTCACAACTGTTGTACTGTGCATTTCAGCCGATGATCTATGTAGAATATTTCTGCTGTACTGACTGGGCTTAACAGTCAATAATTCTAAATGTGTGAaagtttcttaagaaaaaagaaaaaaatgtcaggctCTGtagtgtgtgtatacatattcTGGTCTTTGTGTGGCTTTACGTTTCActaactaaaataattttttgagagagggaggaggaggggtgtgtgtggggacAATCACAAATGTACCTGTGCCCAGAATGAGTCTCTGCATTCATTAAAGGCTGTGGATTCAGTTGCACTCCTGTTGTGTGCATGTATTTGCTGCTTCCTCAAGGGGAGGAAATTCCTTAATACATTCCTTGTTCTGCCAACTGTTGTGTGTGTCTATGGCTAATACCAGGTGAGATTTACTCCCAGCAGGAAGTGACTTCCCCTTGAGCCTTTAGCTTTGTCTTGGCTCTTGCAATCAAGTG
Encoded proteins:
- the TLL2 gene encoding tolloid-like protein 2 isoform X5 gives rise to the protein MCRGAAALRRLLPLLPLLLPPAGPPAAAGGEPGTAGEPVEYRDPCKAAAFWGDIALDEDDLKLFQIDRSVDLTKHSDGSARHTSDGRQNATLARRPKRKEYKDESGMETRSSPRVRRATTSRAERIWPGGVIPYVIGGNFTGTQRAIFKQAMRHWEKHTCVTFVERTDEESFIVFTYRTCGCCSYVGRRGGGPQAISIGKNCDKFGIVAHELGHVVGFWHEHTRPDRDQHVTIIRENIQQGQEYNFLKMEAGEVNSLGETYDFDSIMHYARNTFSRGVFLDTILPRRDDNGVRPTIGQRIRLSQGDIAQARKLYKCPACGETLQDSTGNFSAPGFPNGYPSYSHCVWRISVTPGEKILLNFTSMDLFKSRLCWYDYVEVRDGYWRKAPLLGRFCGDKIPEPVISTDSRLWIEFRSSSNILGKGFFVVYEAICGGDIHKDAGQIQSPNYPDDYRPSKECVWKITVSEGFHIGITFQAFEIEWHDACSYDYLEIRDGLTEYSPLIGHFCGYEKPEDIKSSSNKVWMKFASDATINKAGFAANFFKEMDECSLPDNGGCEQHCENTLGSYKCTCEPGYELTADKKSCEAACGGFITKLNGTITSPGWPKEYPTNKNCVWQVVAPAQYRISLQFEVFELEGNDVCKYDYVEVRSGLASDSKLHGKFCGSEKPEVITSYGNNMRLEFKSDNTVSKKGFKVQYFSDKDECSKDNGGCQHECINTFGSYVCQCRNGFMLHENGHDCKEAGCEHKLSGAEGMMSSPNWPDKYPSRKECTWDISATPGHRVKVTFNEFEIEQHQECAYDHLEMYDGPNTKSPILGRFCGSKKPDPVVASTNKMFLRFYSDASVQRKGFQAKHSTECGGLLKAEVRTKKLYSHAQFGDNNYPGQTNCEWVIVAEDGYGVELIFQIFEIEEEADCGYDYMEIYDGYDSTAPRLGRFCGSGPLEEIYSAGDSIMIRFHTDDTINKKGFHARYISTKFQDALHMRK
- the TLL2 gene encoding tolloid-like protein 2 isoform X7; amino-acid sequence: MRHWEKHTCVTFVERTDEESFIVFTYRTCGCCSYVGRRGGGPQAISIGKNCDKFGIVAHELGHVVGFWHEHTRPDRDQHVTIIRENIQQGQEYNFLKMEAGEVNSLGETYDFDSIMHYARNTFSRGVFLDTILPRRDDNGVRPTIGQRIRLSQGDIAQARKLYKCPACGETLQDSTGNFSAPGFPNGYPSYSHCVWRISVTPGEKILLNFTSMDLFKSRLCWYDYVEVRDGYWRKAPLLGRFCGDKIPEPVISTDSRLWIEFRSSSNILGKGFFVVYEAICGGDIHKDAGQIQSPNYPDDYRPSKECVWKITVSEGFHIGITFQAFEIEWHDACSYDYLEIRDGLTEYSPLIGHFCGYEKPEDIKSSSNKVWMKFASDATINKAGFAANFFKEMDECSLPDNGGCEQHCENTLGSYKCTCEPGYELTADKKSCEAACGGFITKLNGTITSPGWPKEYPTNKNCVWQVVAPAQYRISLQFEVFELEGNDVCKYDYVEVRSGLASDSKLHGKFCGSEKPEVITSYGNNMRLEFKSDNTVSKKGFKVQYFSDKDECSKDNGGCQHECINTFGSYVCQCRNGFMLHENGHDCKEAGCEHKLSGAEGMMSSPNWPDKYPSRKECTWDISATPGHRVKVTFNEFEIEQHQECAYDHLEMYDGPNTKSPILGRFCGSKKPDPVVASTNKMFLRFYSDASVQRKGFQAKHSTECGGLLKAEVRTKKLYSHAQFGDNNYPGQTNCEWVIVAEDGYGVELIFQIFEIEEEADCGYDYMEIYDGYDSTAPRLGRFCGSGPLEEIYSAGDSIMIRFHTDDTINKKGFHARYISTKFQDALHMRK
- the TLL2 gene encoding tolloid-like protein 2 isoform X8, yielding MTSTASCTMLGTHSPGDSPRGVFLDTILPRRDDNGVRPTIGQRIRLSQGDIAQARKLYKCPACGETLQDSTGNFSAPGFPNGYPSYSHCVWRISVTPGEKILLNFTSMDLFKSRLCWYDYVEVRDGYWRKAPLLGRFCGDKIPEPVISTDSRLWIEFRSSSNILGKGFFVVYEAICGGDIHKDAGQIQSPNYPDDYRPSKECVWKITVSEGFHIGITFQAFEIEWHDACSYDYLEIRDGLTEYSPLIGHFCGYEKPEDIKSSSNKVWMKFASDATINKAGFAANFFKEMDECSLPDNGGCEQHCENTLGSYKCTCEPGYELTADKKSCEAACGGFITKLNGTITSPGWPKEYPTNKNCVWQVVAPAQYRISLQFEVFELEGNDVCKYDYVEVRSGLASDSKLHGKFCGSEKPEVITSYGNNMRLEFKSDNTVSKKGFKVQYFSDKDECSKDNGGCQHECINTFGSYVCQCRNGFMLHENGHDCKEAGCEHKLSGAEGMMSSPNWPDKYPSRKECTWDISATPGHRVKVTFNEFEIEQHQECAYDHLEMYDGPNTKSPILGRFCGSKKPDPVVASTNKMFLRFYSDASVQRKGFQAKHSTECGGLLKAEVRTKKLYSHAQFGDNNYPGQTNCEWVIVAEDGYGVELIFQIFEIEEEADCGYDYMEIYDGYDSTAPRLGRFCGSGPLEEIYSAGDSIMIRFHTDDTINKKGFHARYISTKFQDALHMRK